From Mobula hypostoma chromosome 3, sMobHyp1.1, whole genome shotgun sequence:
acatcaatcatcagccagcacacacagtatgTTTTACAAAATCAATATCTCGCTCTGATGAGGAAGAAAGAAACATTTCTCCTCCAGagccagctctgccattcaatgaagTTACAGTTGGCTCAACTTGCCTGCCCTCTCACAAAATCTCTTAATTCGCTTACTGATTAAAATTCTTTCTGTCCCAGCACATGGTTCTTGGTCAAGAAATTCTAAATTTCCTTCAACATATTGCACTATTTGAAAATAGACAATTTTTAACCACTCTTTGATTCAATCTGATGTTCTTACCTTCTTTAAGAAGGCAACCATCATCCCAGAACCtaagaaaaaaaaaccttaatgactattgcctgatGACTCCGACATCCtagtcatgaagtgctttgagaggctagaTATGGTACACATTAATTCCAGCCTTCCAGGCAAACTTGATGCTGTAATTCACTACTTCTGAAAAGGGTCTTCGACAAATGCCATCTCCTGGAGCATTTGGGCAGTAAATACAACTATGTTTGACTATTATTTATTGTCTACAGCTCCATCTTCAATGCCATAATTCCatgcaaactcatctccaaactcctcgATCTGGGACTCAGCACCTCCCTTTgcatctggatccttgacttcctgaccaacaaacTGGAACCAGTAGGGTAGGCTCAACACCTTCATCGTGATTATTCTCATTtcacaaggctgtgtcctcagccccctactTGCACAGGCCCTCAGATCCCCGTACACTCAAGACTCTGTGGCCAGGTTCTGCTCTACCTCCACCATGGTGGCCCCTGTCTCAAATGATGATGAACTCGGATACAGGAAAGAGActgagagcttagtgacatgctgtcatgacaacaatcttttcttcaattcagcagaacaaaagagctggtcattaacATCAGGAAGGCGGGTTGCGATCAACTGCTATCTTCATCAACAATGCTGAGGTTAAGAAGGTTGAGATCTgtaagttcctaggagtgaacatcacctgtTCTGGACCAACAGCTGTAGACCATGACCAAAAAGCTCATgaatacctctacttcctcaggaggcgacAGAAATTTGCTCTGTACCCTTTGAACCTTGCCTATTTTTATTGATGCAGCACAGGAAGCATTCTGTCTTGATGCGTTGTGGCAGCTGCACTGCTCATGACCACaaggagctacagaaagttgtggagACGGCTCAGCTCATCCAGACAGGATAGTTGAATgttcctcttgtgggataacagaAGGCAGGGAGACTACCAGTGTCCACCTGTAGATTCTAACAATCCACGTTAAAGAGTTGGAGATGGAAcaccggatcatttgggaggctgaaggggttttagaaaggatatatggaGAGATAGTTATACTCAAAGTGCAGGACACTGGAGAacgggtgacagtcaggaaggggaaaggggttaaacagccagttaAACAGCCCTGTgggcatccccctcaacaactaTTTGTTTACTGTTCGTGGGGATGACCCAACAGAGAAAAGTCACAGctgtcagatctctggcactgagtctgcctctgtgactcagaagggaaggtgagTAGAAGAGACACGCTGTGGTGATTGGGGATTCATTAATTAGGGGAACggacaagaggttctgtggatgagaattaGATTCCCAGATGGAATGTGGCCTCCCAAGTGCGAGGGACCGAAgtatctcggatcaagtcctctgcattcttaaatgggagggtgaatAACCAGAGGTCATCATccacgtaggtaccaatgacatgggtaataCAAATGATGAAGTTCTtcatagggagttaggtgccattttaaagggcaggatctccagggctgtgatctcaggattactacctgatccacatgctggtgaggccagaactaggaagattatacagtttaacacgtggctaaggagttgatgtagTGTTTGAACTAAGATTGCAGGGGACAGGAAGTCAGCTCAATAGGACTAGGTACCTTAAATGCTTTCTGCATGGACTCGATCGAAGTTCTTCTTtccgtgctgtacttctctatgacgtTACCACAGCGACTAGCCTCTCGTCCATGGACTGTCCATACTTCTCGCAACCTCAGTAAACCAGTCAGCATAATTGAagttcccatcaggcagaagtttAATAAGGCTGATAGCATGTAGCACCAGGCCGAAGGACTTTTTCTACCTGAGGTTATAAGGCTATTAAACGTTTCTCTAGTACAAggagatagactcttgacctcacaatctactttgttacAATCTTGCACCTTATAtctttacctacactgcactttccctgtgattgtttcaccttattctgcattctgttcttgcTTTACTATGTTCTATCgcaatgctctgtgtaatgatttgatctgtatgaacagtatgcagtacaagcttttcactgtacctcagtacatttgacaataataaaccaatccaaATCCAATTAAATGAACAGTCTGACTGTCAGATGTTAACAGGATTATGAATATTATAGGTGAGGTAGCAAGAAATGAGTGCAATTTCCTCCTCACAAAAATACAGCCAgataaatgaatttgaattaTCATTGTACAATTCAGCATGGATTGGTTTGTCATTATAGAATCGTGAAATCCAGTAATTAGGTTCCACAGATAAGATATTTGCAGCTTATTCAATGTTTGAAAAGCACCTCAAGGCTGAAATTTATCCGTTTTTTCTTGTGTTATGCCACTTCTAAATGTATAGTGATGAATAAACACTATAATTCATTTCCAAACTTCGGTTCTTTGATACGACTTTCCCTGTAGTGCCCAAATCACCATGTCCTGTGTCTTTCATTCTGATTTACCAGTCATGTCTCACCCTAAAGCTCATCTATTGCTCAATCACTTTCTACATCTCAGCTCCTCAGTTATCTTTCTGACCTCTGTTTTACAGTGGCCCACTCTCTTCCtgattccctccctcccacagttctTCAACTCTCAATCATGTTAATTGTGCCAATTTGATTTCATTGATCATGCAGTTTTCCTGCAGTGGCTGCCTTCAAAGTCTACAACCTACAGCTGGATTGGAAATGGGAATTGCAAAGTTACTGAGACTTTTTATAGCATTCTGTGAAACATTTGGAGAGTTGAGATAATCGTTCAACTAAGGAGGCGTCTAGATATCATGGAGATATTAGACTTCTGTTATGTAGCCAAATTAAGCTGAGACAATTGATAAATTGGGAGCAGCTACTCCAGCTCACAGTGCAGAGGTTCTCATTGAGTTCACTATCCCATGGGAGGAAGGAGTGCAGGCTGCCCATGAGCGGGAGAGGCTGAGGTTCTCAGTCCTAGCAGCTGAGTGTAAGACATGAGGCAATCATCTACCCTGACAAGGTTACCCTGTGATATGGCAGTGACAGGAATGGGGCTCAGGAGGGCCACCAGAGAGCTGGCTGAAGAGGCAGAAAAGGGCAGCTTTTGGCTGCAGCTGAGGAGCAAGGACATAATTGAGGAACAACTAACCCCATTGGAAGCTGCAGGCGATGGCAGGGAGGCCCCtgccactgctgtgccaccaggAGATGGAGCAGGGCTAAGGGAGAGAGATATCAATGAGTGGTGGTCCCCGGCTGATTACCCTGCAGCTGACCTAAGGTCACTGTTGGAGTTGTGGCAGTTCGCAATGACAAGCAGGAAGCAACATCTCCCTGTAAATCTCATTGAATCATTGGTAGTGCAAGAGGACCATTCAGTTCAAAAGTTCAATATTTACTTGATAGAACAAGGAACGTCACAGCACAgggcaggcccttctgcccatgaaTTTGTGACAACCTCTATAAAGcttctccacaatcaatctatgaTATTTTAATGCCAATTCTAATTATCACAGAATCTAATTTTCTCCACTATCTACATCCCTGAGGTTATCAATGGTACAAAGCAAGTCACTGCTGTTAGTCTAAAATGTTACCTACATGTGGTTCAGTTCACTTTCATAACTTACATTAGAGTACAGGCATTTCACAAGGCAAGGAATTTGAtaattatagttttttttattgcacTTTGCAGTAACATTTTATGTAAAGCAGAAAAGGTAAGGATAGAAGCAAGCCGGCCCTCTAGGCCAATTAACTGAGCATCAGTGTAAGTAAAGCAGAGAGAAGCAGGATTGTGATTACTCAGTACAGCTCTTCAGCATCCTTCAGTGGTAAACCGATTACAGACCGAATCCAATCAATGTATTTCTTTGTTAGTAAAGTGAACACCCCAGGCTTTTGGGGATCTGTACAGTCTTTTCCGCCAAAGGACACAATCCCAGTATACTTTTTGTCGCATATCAAAGGTCCACCTGAATCACCCTGGAAGAGAGAGTAAAAGATGAAGGTGATAATTGAGCAGAATTGAGCACTAAAGTGACAGACTGCAAACTGTCAGTTTGACATCACATCACAAATGATTATCCATGCCCAGCTGTACCGAGGAGGTGTGAGTTTACTTTAGGAGCAAATGTAGATAACTGGACTCACAAAGAGTCTTTTCGTGGAATGTTTCCGATGGTCTGGATTGAGTTTATTCCTAAATTAGCCATTGTGTAGAAAACCGTCAGCCATCTACAATCTGTACTTCAGTTTGACTTCAAATTCTGGTGGAATGTCGAAGTTCAGAATGAAACAGATGTCAAATGCTGGTGTAGCTGTCCTTCCACTCTGCCACTCGACTCTCCACTGAACCCAGCTCGTGCATCTGGCCAGATTCACTTTGTACCCGACCCCCCTGCTTTTAAGCAAGACTAGCTGACACAAGAACAGTAACCTCCTTCACTGAATGGAGTCACTGGTCtgtgaaataattaaataatggGAAATGACCTATTAACTTTACTTTATTTTAACCTTTTTAATtgctaggggtgattgataagttcatggcctaaggtagaaggagtcaattttagaaaacctagtgcatttatttttcaacagagtctcctcctacatttacacacttagtccagcggttgtggagcatacggatcccttcattgcagaagttggcgtcttggacctccagaaagtggtccacagcaggggtgattgataagttcgtggtccaAAATttctgcacgtgcatgtaacgagagctgtataactcatctccttctatcttcgAGGTCGGAGGAGGCGAGGCAGGTGAAGGAGCGAGTGTGGGGATTGGCTGAGAAGGAGCAGCTGATTTAAAAAGCCGGTTGTGAGCAATGAGCTAACCAGACCTTCGAGGTCGGAGGAGGCGAGGCAGGTGAAACTAATTACTGAAATTATCAGCTAATATAAGCAAGGCTCGCTCTCAGGGAGCGGCCTGTCAGGGAGCAGCCTTGTCGAGGGAAGCGCCTTGTGAGATAAGTGCGAGTCTTTGGCTCAGGAGTCTTCGGTGAGGAGGCTGAGGGAACAGACTACACCACAGTTGGAGAGGATGAGAAGTGGTGAAGAGGTGACCGTTgggctgattcagtgtgctgcgtgcatgatgtgggaggtcagggacactgatggTGCCTCTGGATCCTACACCTGCGGAAAACGTGTCCAgtttcagcttctgaaggaccatgttgcagcactggagaggcaactggatgacaTTAGGTTAATCTGGGAgaacgagagttttctggacaggacctacattGAGGTCGTTACACCCAGGATACAGGAAGAGAGTAGGAGGACGACGATGAacaaggaaaggatgcttgaagtacaggagaccccaggagatgtgcctctcgtaaacaggttctccctcttggaagctgtccgGACAGAAGATGATGCCAGTCTGAGGGGCGGAcgggtctgcgagtcaacaattggcgctgaggcaaacccgaggagacagacgtcaggcagagctgtggtagtaggggactccatagtgagaggtacagaaaggggtttctgcggcaacaggcgggatttaaggatggtgtgttgcctccctggtgccaggatccaggacgtcaTGGACCGATTGCAAGGAATCCTCAAGGATGAAGgagaacatccggaagtggtggtgcatgtcggcacaaatgacgtggggaagaagagaaaAGACATTTTACAGcgcgacttcagagaactcggaagaaggctgaaaagcaggacttccagggtgattatctccagtttgcttccagttcctcgtgctggagtggtcaagaacaggaagataatggatctgaatgtgtggccgaggaactggtgtaggaatCAAgaatttacattcttggaccactggggtatgtttcggggtagggatgaattgtacaaaagggacgggttgcaccttaataagcggggcaccagcattctggcaggcaggtttgcctctacatcatgggtgtgtttaaactaagttgtgGGGGGGCAGGGGACCAAGTGGatacataaggatggagataaagggaaagtgagaataagaaaagttaagaaagacaacagaatcaatggagcagaaagctcaagaagggatcatacagtatggccaagtgaaataggaattgatatgaaaggtgaggggagtaatgaattaaaagtatatatgaatgcatggagtataagaaataaagtaaaccagcttgaggcacagttggaaattggtaagtatgatgttgtgggaataacagagacgtggcttcaagtggacagggcctgggaaaagcatattcaagggtatacgtcctatcgaaaggacagactgttgggcagagggggtggggtggctctgttggtgaggaatgatattcagtccttTGCGAGGgatgacatagaatcaggagacgtagagtcagtatggatagaactgagaaattctaagggtagaaagaccctaatgggagttatctacaggcccccaaacagtagtctggatgtagggtgtaaatcgaatcaagagttaaaattggcatgtcgcaaaggtaatgctacagttgttatgggggacttcaacatgcaggtagactggaggaatcaggttggtactggtcCCCaaaaaagggagtttgtggagtccctccgagatggattcttagaacagcttgtactggagcctaccagaaagaacgcaattctagatttagtgttgtgcaatgaaccggatttgatcagggacctcgaggtaaaggagccattaggagatagtgaccataatatgataagtttgaatctacagtttgagagggaggagggaaattcggaagtgtcagtattacagttgaacaaagggaactatggcgctatgagggaggagctggccaaagttcaatggaacaataccctagcagggatgacagtggaacagcaatggcaataatgtggaaggtgcaggatcagttcgttccaaagaggaagaaagatcctaaggggagtaaggggaggccgtggttgacaagggaagtaatggacagcataaaaataaaagagaaatataacatagcaaagacgagtgggaagccggaggattgggacacttttaaagggCAACAGAAGGTAACGAAAggggcaatacgtggagaaataatgaggtacgaaggtaaactagccaagaatataaaggaggatagtagaagcttcttcaggtatgtgaaaaggaaaaaaatagttaagaccaaaattgggcctttGAAGACAGAAgccggtgaatttattatggggaacaaggaaatggcagacgagttgaacaggtactttggatctgtcttcactagggaagacacaaacaatctcccagatgtaatagtggccaaaagacctagggtaatggatgaattgaaggaaatttatattaggcaggaaatggtgtttgataggctgttgggtctgaaggctgataagtccctgggacctgatggtctgcatcccagggtacttaaggaggtggctttagaaatcgtggacacattggtaatcattttccaatgttctatagattcaggatcagtccttgtggattggagggtggctaatgttgtccctctcttcaagaagggaggaagagagaaaacagggaattatagactggttagcctgacgtcggtggtgggaaagatgctggagtcaattgcaaaatatgaaattacgacacatctggatagcagtaacaggattggtccgagtcagcatggatttacgaagaggaaatcgtgcttgactaatgttctagaattttttgaggatgtaactatgaaaatggacaagggagagccagtggatgtagcctacgtggactttcagaaagcctttgataaagtcccacataggagattagtgggcaaaattagggcacatggtactggaggtagagtactgacatggattgaaaattggctggctgacagaaaacaaagagtagtgattaacgggtcccttttggaatggcaggtggtgaccagtggggtatcgcagggttcagtgctgggaccgcagctgtttacaatatatattaatgatttagatgagggaattgaaagtaacattagcaaatttgctgatgacacaaagctgaaaggcagtgtgaaatgtgaggaggatggtatgagaatgcagggtgacttggacaggctgggtgagtgggcagatgcatggcagatgcagtttaatgtggataagtgtgaggttatccactttggtggtaagaacgggaaggcaaattattatctaaatggagtcaagttaggaaaaggggaagcacaacgagatctaggtggtCTTGTACttgaaagcaagtatgcaagtacagcaggcagtgaagaaagctaatggtatgctggccttcataacaaggagaattgagtataagagcaaagaggtccttctgcggctgtacagggccctggtgagaccacacctggagtactgtgtgcagttttggtctcaaaatttgaggaaggacattcttgctattgagggagtgcagcgtgggttcacaaggttaattcctgggatgtcgggactgtcatatgtcgaaagattggagcgactgggcttgtatacactggaatttagaaggctgagaggggatcttattgaaacatataagattattaaaggattggacacgctggaggttggaagcatgttcctgctgatgggtgagtccagaaccagaggccacagtttaagaattaggggtaggccatttagaacggtgttgaggaaaatctttttcacccagagagtggtggatttatggaatgctctgccccagaaggctgtggaggccaagtctctgaatgttttcaaaaaagagatggatagagctcttacagatagtggaatcaaaggttatggggaaaggcaggaactggatactgatagtggatgatcagccatgatcacagtgaatggcagtgctggctcaaagggccgaatggcctactcctgcacctattgtctactgtctattgtcATAGGAAAAATGGTTCCTCCATAATCAACATATACTGTACACATTTGCTTAtctgattattatttttttaatccaCCTTAGGATGTGGACATTGCCTGTAAGTGTTGTATTTATGGTCTAATCTAGTTTCCCTTAGCTTCCCTAAGGTAATGCTGGACCACATTCTGAAGACTTTTTAATGCAACTGAGTAGCCCTTCAGAAAGCAGGTAAGAGTCAGTCACAGTAACACTGAGGAAGGCTGGAAAGTTTCAATCTATAGAAGACACCAGTGAATCACTGGGGTTTTTATACTTATTCCTATAACATTATAGAAATGTTACTAACACGGCTAGACAGCATACTCACATAACATGCGTTCCTTCTGCCTTTGCTGTCACCAACGCAGATCATGTCCTTGGTTATTTCAGGTCTATTATTGTAATAATATGTGCTGTTGCATGTTCGCCGATCAATTACCTTGACCTCCACCTCTTGAAGCGTGTAAGAGTAATTGCTTATTTTTGTTTTTCCCCATCCTGCCACGGTGCACGTTGTTCCAGATTTCATGTCATTGATTCCTCCTTTGGGTAGGTTGAGTACATTCACGTACTGGTTGATTTTTGCAGCAGTCTTGAGCTGTTGACACAAAAACATTTAATTCATGTATTTGTGCTCCTAAGAGCGAAGAATATCTTGAATGATCTCTTTACTCCTGAAAAGATTTGTTAGTTTATCtatttaaatattttgttttccAGAATTCTGTACTTTGCAGATAATCTGCTTTCTCTTTTTTCGGATGATCAAAGGGACAGAGGCTCAATTAAAAATGACCAGTAAAATTGAATATCAATTACATTTCAGGATGTAATTGATAATTTGTCATGAACATTGTGATGTGGGTGAGGGTCATAAAGCACTAATCCTACTGTGAAGGTTCTTCACTATCTCCCTTTCTTTCTTAATAACTAAACTCCAATAAGCTGAACTTCACAGCTATCACACTTGTAATTAAAGTTTATATTTAATTTAGTTTaaagatacaacacagtaacaggctctgCTGGCCCAATGAACCCAGCCACCCAAttgtacccatgtgaccaataaacTTACTACCCCTTTCTATGTCAAGGACAAGGTTAACTGTGACATTGCCCAGGCTTAGacagctcaagttcaagttcagtttattgtcattcaatcgtACACTTGTACTCAGCCAAGCGAAACAACCTTCCTCCTGACCagtcacaacacagtacatatactgtacctcatacacataacacatgaCGTAACATTACCAcaattaaattaacaaataataagttgcatagttaaaaagtaaacagtacgtGTTACTGGCGCTTCATAACTGATGAGACCCAGgtggtggcaggaagttcagtCATGTTCCAgcccaggggaagaagctgtttcacatcctaacagttcttgtcctattTCTAtagaacctcctgcctgatggaagggaATCAAGGAGActgttggacggatgggagggatcattgccaATACTAATATTCTCCACAATCAATAATTCTCATCCATGTCACAAATGCCATTCAACAGTTATTGTTCAGTGAAGTAAACATTGCTAATAAGCAAATTAAGGATTTTAAACACTGCTAAGAATGAGAAAAAATTCGTACTTGCAGCAGCATGATATCATCTTTCATAGTCCTATTGTTGAATTTTGTAATGGGAATCTGTTTGATGATACGCAGTCTTTGTTCACTTTTCTCATACTTTGAAAGAGAATGTCCTCCAAGAACTGCTTGAAGAAACTGGCCTGATGCAATTGGCCTGTTACCAATCAAAAATAAAGTTAATTACACTTTGCTTAAAAAATAGTTTACAGAAATTCATCTGGAAGGCAACAATCAAATAGTAAACTTTATGGAAATATACAATTCAGGAACATTATATTTGGTAgttaatgtgcaaaaaacaatcgGTGTCCAAGCGAGGGCAAAGACTATACTCCTGATTGAAATTGTTTCCAAGTGTTCATCTGACAAGCTGATTGTAAATTACTCCTGCGCTTACTTAGAGTGCTAAAATCTAGTTGTGGAACAGGTATCATACATTCAGTTAcctctttattagatacacctgtacacctgccatcaatgcaaatatccaatcagccaatcatgtagcagcaactcagtccataaaagcatgcagacgtggtcaagagattcaggtgATGTTCAGACTAATTATCAaaatgggtaagaaatgtgatctagtgaatttgaccgtggaatggttgttggtggttggtgccagatgggatggtttgagtatgtgctggtctcctgtgattttcatgcatGGCATTCTCTAGTTTTTACAGCGATAGTTGTGATAAACAAGAAAATGTATCCAGTAAGTAGAAGTTCTTtaggcaaaaatgctttgttgatgagagagaaagatgagaatggccagagtggttgaAGCAGACAGGAagtcaacagtaactcaaataaccacgcattacaacagtggtgttcagaagaacatctctgaactcaCAGTATGTCaaacgttgaagtggatgggctactcaggagaagatcatgaacatacactcagcggccactttttttagctacaggaggtacctaataatgtggccactgggtgttTATCTGACCATTCAAACTGAAACGTGCTGATAAAAATAAATGCCAGTTATACAGTGATACACATATTAGTGACGATGTGACAACAGTGTAAAAGTAATTATTCTATGAAAGCTAGGATTGGGAGCTAAGCACTTGTATGCtaatcacaaaattttttttatattcatACACCACATAGCTTACATTTCACAGTGTGCTGCAGTTAGTACCCATTTCGGTGTTATCAAAGCACCTCCGCAATAGGGAACAAACAGTTTGCTCCCTTTACGTAGTTGGAGATATGCCATATAAGGTCTTGAATGCGGTTTAACTTCATGACCTCCAATAATTTTAGCTCCGGGATCTGCAATATATAGAAGATACTGACATTTTATTTCACATGCATGTTTATTCACACTCAAGTTGTGAACATCATTGACAATGCCGGCAATTATTAGCCATCCCTAATTAACCTTGACAGGGATAACCCCAGAGTAGTTGTATCATGCCTTGCACAGCCATTCGAACATACAAGAGTGTAAGAAGGTGCAGAGAGTAATGGACTCAGGCCAATATGGCACTGGATCGATCGCTGTAGAAagcggggtggggagggggatgtaaAGATATGATTAGTGGTCAGTTTCCTTTACAGATGGTGTACATTGCGGAGGATaacgtgttggatgcagaggctgatgggctAGTAGgaaaggacaagagggactctatcactattacGGCAGAGGGAAGATGGGGTGCGTGTAGATgcacaggaaatggaggagattcgTGTGAGGGGagcatcaatagtagagggagAGACACCCAAAACCACATCTCGGGAAGAGATGTGTCAAAGATGTCAGAGGGAATTTGGGGATTAGCAAATTACATTTGACAAATGAGTTTGGTTACAAGTGTTCATATCTGAAtttgtattgtggatttaatttggagtgcatttctgaacaatgggttcataAAAGTCATGAATCCCAGACTAGACAATGTTGATAAAAATTCATTAAAGTCAGATGTCTGCGGTGTACTTGCAAATTGGAAGATGTGAAGTTTGTGCATAGTTTCAAAGAAAGTattgtccatacattgtaaatataaagTTGTCCTTTGATGTTGAGCACATAAAATATGTTGCACATGTTGGGCCTAGAGACCTTTCGACCAAAAGCTTCTCCGtataatgcctgctgtaccttgttttgtcgaataaggAAACTGCTTTGTATCTATCAGTAATTTTCTCCAGCGATTTCATTTACACAACACagcatttggtgtcaggagtgggataccttCCTGATCCATAATGTGGCCAGTGATTTTAGCAGTCTAAGTGAATTCGTcaatacacaagggtgtggatcgaaagttaaactgagattgtaatggcaag
This genomic window contains:
- the LOC134343390 gene encoding granzyme K-like, with product MTPSLYNPLVLLIVIILAPAYPGAKIIGGHEVKPHSRPYMAYLQLRKGSKLFVPYCGGALITPKWVLTAAHCEMPIASGQFLQAVLGGHSLSKYEKSEQRLRIIKQIPITKFNNRTMKDDIMLLQLKTAAKINQYVNVLNLPKGGINDMKSGTTCTVAGWGKTKISNYSYTLQEVEVKVIDRRTCNSTYYYNNRPEITKDMICVGDSKGRRNACYGDSGGPLICDKKYTGIVSFGGKDCTDPQKPGVFTLLTKKYIDWIRSVIGLPLKDAEELY